From Rutidosis leptorrhynchoides isolate AG116_Rl617_1_P2 chromosome 3, CSIRO_AGI_Rlap_v1, whole genome shotgun sequence, a single genomic window includes:
- the LOC139896158 gene encoding nuclear transcription factor Y subunit A-1-like: MSSAAMRANSSDSSSPEQSVVDRGSESDEVLSEEEDDVSKDTRNVQSFRSDRYGQEHKSCPQGAPTMLPSNGETLGPAPRLELVGHSIPCAPNPYGDPYYGGMMSAYGQPLINPQFLDMNQTRMPLPLEMAQDPVYVNAKQYHAILRRRQCRAKAELEKKLIKDRKPYLHESRHRHAMRRVRGSGGRFVKKTEVGSVKCRNEDKNVRSESGGELVNSVNGRTYLENGDNYTTSSSGYQQWMNISSNNQTSSHRAVAMK; encoded by the exons ATGTCCTCTGCTGCCATGCGGGCAAATTCATCCGATTCATCATCACCTGAACAATCAGTTGTCGACAGGGGATCAGAGTCTGATGAAGTTTTGAGTGAGGAAGAGGATGATGTTAGCAAAGATACACGAAATGTTCAATCTTTTCGCTCAG ATAGATATGGACAAGAGCATAAAAGTTGTCCACAGGGAGCACCAACCATGCTTCCAAGTAATGGAGAAACCCTTGGGCCGGCCCCACGACTCGAACTTGTGGGCCACTCAATT CCAtgtgctccaaatccatatggggaCCCATATTATGGTGGAATGATGTCAGCTTATGGTCAGCCTTTG ATTAATCCTCAGTTTCTTGATATGAACCAAACGAGGATGCCCTTACCTCTTGAAATGGCACAAGATCCTGTTTATGTGAATGCTAAACAATACCACGCCATATTACGGCGTAGACAGTGTCGTGCAAAAGCTGAACTTGAAAAGAAGCTGATAAAAGATAGAAAG CCGTATCTTCATGAATCTCGGCATCGGCATGCAATGAGAAGGGTGAGGGGATCTGGTGGTCGTTTTGTAAAGAAAACTGAAGTTGGTTCTGTAAAGTGTAGAAATGAAGATAAGAATGTGCGATCCGAATCTGGTGGCGAATTGGTAAATTCTGTTAACGGAAGAACGTATTTGGAGAATGGAGATaattacacgacatcatcatcagggTATCAGCAATGGATGAATATATCATCTAATAACCAGACTTCTTCACACAGGGCTGTTGCCATGAAGTGA
- the LOC139896159 gene encoding protein disulfide-isomerase 5-1-like has translation MQLIYNRLQNLLIQTSNSICNSNRIYNTMKGDHHHRSLIISVFLISSILLSCLVHDSKAEVITLTESTFSDKVNEKDTAWFVKFCVPWCKHCKKLGSLWEDLGKTMEGEDEIEVGEVDCGTNKPLCSKVKIGSYPTFKVFYNGEEVARYRGTKDVESMRTFVLEETEKAAAAASAQIGDDKDL, from the exons ATGCAATTGATCTACAACCGATTGCAAAATCTTCTGATACAAACATCCAATTCGATCTGCAATTCCAATCGTATTTACAACACAATGAAAGGCGATCATCATCATCGATCGCTTATAATATCTGTATTCTTAATTTCATCAATATTACTCTCATGTTTAGTACACGATTCAAAAGCTGAAGTCATAACCCTAACTGAAAGCACCTTCTCCGATAAG GTAAATGAGAAAGATACTGCTTGGTTTGTGAAGTTCTGTGTTCCGTGGTGTAAGCATTG taaGAAGTTGGGGTCGTTATGGGAGGATCTTGGGAAGACGATGGAAGGGGAGGATGAGATAGAGGTTGGTGAAGTGGATTGCGGTACTAATAAACCTCTGTGTTCGAAAGTTAAAATTGGATCGTATCCCACGTTCAAGGTTTTCTATAATGGTGAAGAAGTAGCAAGATATCGAG GTACAAAGGATGTTGAGTCTATGAGAACATTTGTTTTGGAAGAAACAGAAAAGGCAGCAGCGGCAGCGAGTGCCCAGATAGGGGACGATAAAGATTTGTGA